A genomic region of Thunnus albacares chromosome 2, fThuAlb1.1, whole genome shotgun sequence contains the following coding sequences:
- the anapc7 gene encoding anaphase-promoting complex subunit 7, whose translation MNVIDHVRDMAAAGLHSNVRILSSLLLTMSNNNPELFSPAQKYQLLVYHADAIFHDKEYRNAACKYSMALQQKKVLSKTSKVRTSTGGAAANIQAQSLPSEIEVKYKIAECYTILKLDKDAIAVLDGIPSRQRTPKINMMLANLYRKAGQERSAVTSYKEVLRQCPLALDAIIGLLSLSVKGAEVASMTMDVIQSIPNLDWLSVWIKAYAFIHAGDNQRAINTICSLEKKSLLRDNVDLLVSLADVYFRAGDTKNAILKFEQAQMLDPYLIKGMDVYGYLMAREGHLEDVEVLGGRLFNISDQHAEPWVISGCHSFYSKRYSRALYLGAKAIQLNSNSVQALLLKGAALRNMGRVQEAIIHFREAMRLAPCRLDCYEGLIDCYLASNGIREAMGMANNIYKTLGANAQTLTILATVCLEDPVTQEKAKTLLDKALAQRPDYTKAVVKKAELLSREQKYEEGIALLRNALANQSDCVLHRMLGDFLVAVNDYQEAMDQYSIALSLDPNDQKSLEGMQKMEKEESPTDATVELDGDDMEGSGEDGDLEGSDSEAAQWADQEQWFGMQ comes from the exons ATGAATGTAATAGATCATGTACGGGACATGGCTGCCGCCGGCCTTCACTCCAACGTCCGGATATTGAGCAGTTTACTGCTAACGATGAGCAATAACAACCC AGAGCTGTTCTCACCAGCCCAGAAGTACCAGCTGTTGGTTTACCACGCTGATGCCATCTTCCACGATAAGGAATATCGTAATGCTGCATGCAAGTACAGTATGGCACTGCAACAGAAGAAGGTGCTCAGCAAGACATCCAAAGTCCGTACTTCTACTGGTGGAGCTGCAGCTAACATACAGGCACAA AGTTTGCCCTCTGAGATTGAGGTAAAGTACAAGATTGCTGAATGCTACACCATTTTGAAACTGGATAAAGACGCCATCGCAGTGCTTGATGGGATTCCCTCAAGACAGAGGACTCCAAAG ATCAACATGATGCTAGCTAACCTGTACAGGAAAGCTGGTCAGGAGCGCTCCGCTGTGACGAGCTACAAAGAAGTCCTCAGACAGTGTCCCCTCGCCCTGGATGCAATCATTG GCCTTCTCTCTTTATCAGTCAAAGGGGCTGAAGTGGCGTCCATGACCATGGATGTTATTCAGAGTATCCCCAACCTGGACTGGCTCTCTGTTTGGATTAAAGCATATGCCTTCATACATGCAGGGGACAATCAAAGAGCCATCAACACGATTTG CTCTCTAGAGAAGAAGTCTCTTTTGCGGGACAACGTGGACCTCCTGGTGAGCCTGGCAGATGTCTATTTCAGGGCAGGTGACACCAAGAACGCCATCCTCAAATTTGAACAAGCCCAGATGCTGGACCCGTATCTCATCAAAG GAATGGATGTGTATGGCTACCTGATGGCTCGTGAGGGACACCTGGAAGATGTTGAGGTCCTGGGAGGACGACTGTTTAATATCTCAGACCAGCACGCTGAGCCCTGGGTGATTTCTGG TTGTCACAGCTTTTACAGCAAACGTTACTCCAGAGCTCTCTACCTGGGAGCAAAGGCCATCCAGCTCAACAGTAACAGTGTGCAGGCCCTCCTCCTGAAGGGGGCAGCACTGAGAAACATGGGCCGCGTTCAGGAAGCCATCATCCATTTTAGAGAGGCCATGCGCCTGGCACCCTGCAGACTTGACTGCTATGAAG GTCTGATTGACTGTTACCTGGCATCCAATGGGATTAGAGAGGCTATGGGGATGGCCAATAACATCTATAAGACTCTGGGGGCCAATGCGCAGACTTTGACCATCCTTGCCACAGTGTGCCTGGAAGACCCCGTGACTCAGGAGAAAGCCAAAACCCTACTGGACAAAGCCCTGGCTCAGAGACCCGACTACACCAAGGCTGTGGTCAAAAAGGCTGAACTGCTGA GTCGGGAACAGAAATATGAAGAAGGGATCGCTCTGCTCCGGAATGCCCTGGCCAATCAGAGTGATTGTGTCCTGCACAGGATGCTGGGAGATTTCCTGGTGGCTGTCAACGATTACCAAGAAGCCATGGATCAGTATAGCATAGCACTAAG TCTGGATCCCAATGATCAGAAGTCTCTAGAAGGCATGCAGAagatggagaaggaggagagtcCTACAGATGCCACAGTGGAGCTGGATGGTGACGACATGGAGGGCAGCGGAGAGGATGGAGACCTTGAGGGCAGTGACAGTGAGGCAGCTCAGTGGGCTGATCAGGAACAGTGGTTTGGTATGCAGTGA
- the LOC122990902 gene encoding ubiquitin-conjugating enzyme E2 G1-like, giving the protein MTEQSALLLRKQLAELNKNPVEGFSAGLIDDDDIYKWEVVIIGPQDTLFEGGFFKAYLTFPYDYPLRPPKMKFITEIWHPNVAKNGDVCISILHEPGEDKFGYEKPEERWLPIHTVETIMISVISMLADPNSDSPANVDAAKEWREDPNGEFKRKVARCVRKSQEMAFD; this is encoded by the exons ATGACCGAACAATCAGCATTACTTCTTCGAAAACAATTGGCAG AGCTCAACAAGAACCCCGTGGAGGGCTTTTCAGCTGGTCTGATAGATGATGATGACATATATAAATGGGAAGTTGTTATCATCGGTCCACAAGATACCCTTTT TGAAGGAGGGTTTTTCAAAGCTTACCTTACCTTTCCCTATGATTATCCACTACGGCCTCCAAAGATGAAGTTCATCACTGAAATCTGGCACCCAAATG TTGCAAAGAACGGGGATGTTTGCATCTCAATTCTGCATGAGCCTGGAGAGGATAAGTTTGGTTATGAAAAGCCTGAGGAACGCTGGCTTCCGATTCACACAGTAGAGACAATCATGATTAGTGTTATCTCCATGTTGGCAGACCCCAACAGCGATTCACCAGCTAATGTGGATGCTGCG AAAGAGTGGAGGGAGGACCCCAACGGTGAATTCAAGAGGAAGGTGGCCCGCTGTGTAAGAAAAAGTCAAGAGATGGCGTTTGATTAG